A section of the Rhizobium sp. SSA_523 genome encodes:
- a CDS encoding phage tail protein I yields the protein MADVVPLLTSSTGPFERAVAAGMSDGLPVPYAVLLDPYRCPAEMLPWLAAQYSVDLWFDEWPEARKREVIAQHAGVSVLYDGELAALKTTRAAAARYLELVDATIIHKRSHPARFPVGRIVLGKSPINHPPFVARFLVKTTLVQPRGSFCVGRSALGKAALRPRDRRPLERAEKALVVSKAPHTQYSVSFAHRRPITLDDGYDIDAGYVLGSYMDRTSL from the coding sequence ATGGCTGATGTCGTCCCTTTGCTGACATCCAGCACCGGCCCCTTCGAGCGCGCAGTGGCTGCTGGAATGTCGGATGGGTTACCGGTCCCGTATGCTGTGCTGCTGGACCCTTACCGGTGCCCCGCCGAAATGCTGCCGTGGCTGGCTGCGCAATATTCGGTCGATCTGTGGTTTGACGAGTGGCCGGAGGCACGCAAACGCGAGGTGATCGCGCAGCATGCCGGGGTGTCAGTGCTTTACGACGGCGAGCTTGCCGCATTGAAGACGACACGCGCTGCGGCCGCTCGATACCTCGAGCTGGTCGATGCGACGATCATCCACAAGCGCAGCCACCCAGCTCGCTTCCCGGTCGGCCGCATCGTGCTGGGGAAGAGCCCCATCAACCATCCGCCATTCGTTGCGCGCTTCCTGGTCAAGACGACGCTCGTGCAGCCGCGCGGCTCGTTCTGCGTCGGCCGCTCGGCTCTCGGCAAGGCGGCGCTTCGCCCGCGCGACCGGCGCCCGCTGGAACGTGCTGAGAAGGCGCTGGTCGTCTCCAAGGCCCCGCACACCCAATACAGCGTCTCGTTCGCTCACCGGCGGCCGATCACCCTCGACGATGGCTACGACATCGACGCCGGCTACGTGCTCGGCTCCTACATGGACAGGACTTCTCTATGA
- a CDS encoding phage tail protein: MSDPVFGMTFSRPGDEPVPALGADFSKALLIETSADAEAAAYPLGQPVRISTADAGMVAMLGTGALRDGVAAINAQLSGLNAGADVTIYRVAEGATAADTAANIAAALAPTNVAAIPSAVNATPRLIWAGRGAYRANLDTTGPVAAALHAACERLLAVAVLDVDDTSAANASDARETLNSERIMPVGIAARVYEGANLVTRPMGPRVIGLFQRVDAENGGKPFEPIANRATYGIAGLSRQIPFSLLDGSTEGQQMLESEVSIVATGESGVDGAVADGGFVFIGTDNTTTGELWKQIHQVRGADYLTVKVMEITRQYLGKKITANRAEAWLNSLKFMLRDHKADEDILGYKVDFRADKNSPEEIRLGHLTVNLGIEPAPAFKLARHEVRRYRDAVLGLVDDIIARLSTVN, from the coding sequence ATGTCCGACCCTGTGTTCGGCATGACATTTTCGCGTCCTGGTGACGAACCCGTGCCGGCACTTGGCGCGGACTTCTCCAAGGCGCTTCTGATCGAAACCTCAGCGGATGCTGAAGCCGCTGCTTATCCCCTCGGCCAACCGGTGCGCATCTCGACGGCAGATGCCGGCATGGTGGCCATGCTGGGTACCGGCGCGCTTCGCGATGGTGTTGCGGCTATCAATGCGCAGCTTTCCGGCCTCAATGCCGGCGCGGATGTCACGATCTACCGCGTGGCGGAGGGTGCCACGGCAGCCGACACCGCTGCCAATATTGCCGCGGCGCTGGCGCCGACCAATGTCGCGGCCATTCCTTCGGCCGTGAATGCCACACCACGGCTGATTTGGGCTGGCCGCGGCGCATACCGCGCCAACCTCGACACGACTGGGCCGGTCGCGGCAGCTCTGCATGCGGCTTGCGAGCGGCTGCTTGCGGTTGCGGTGCTCGATGTAGACGACACCTCGGCCGCCAATGCCAGCGACGCGCGCGAGACGCTGAACTCCGAGCGGATCATGCCGGTCGGCATTGCCGCAAGGGTCTACGAGGGTGCGAACCTTGTTACTCGGCCGATGGGACCGCGCGTCATCGGTCTTTTTCAGCGTGTCGATGCCGAGAATGGCGGCAAACCCTTCGAGCCGATCGCCAACCGGGCGACCTATGGGATTGCAGGGCTGTCGCGGCAGATCCCGTTCTCGTTGCTCGATGGGTCGACGGAAGGCCAGCAGATGTTGGAAAGCGAGGTGTCGATCGTCGCGACCGGTGAGAGCGGCGTTGACGGCGCAGTCGCCGACGGCGGCTTCGTCTTCATCGGAACAGACAACACCACGACCGGCGAACTGTGGAAGCAGATCCACCAGGTGCGCGGCGCCGACTATCTGACCGTCAAGGTGATGGAGATTACCCGCCAGTACCTCGGCAAGAAGATCACCGCCAACAGGGCCGAGGCGTGGCTGAACAGCCTGAAGTTCATGCTGCGCGACCACAAGGCGGACGAGGACATTCTCGGCTACAAGGTGGACTTCCGCGCTGACAAGAACAGTCCGGAAGAGATCCGCCTCGGCCACCTGACGGTCAATCTCGGGATCGAGCCGGCGCCTGCCTTTAAGCTCGCCCGGCATGAAGTCCGTCGCTACCGCGACGCGGTCCTGGGCCTGGTGGATGACATCATCGCCCGCCTCAGCACTGTCAACTAA
- a CDS encoding baseplate J/gp47 family protein, which produces MTIAYAPTAIDLSRIPAPEAIEALSATDLLQGFIDRFLSFWAEQRLIDPTLPAFDEQRLQTSPAIVVGRAWTYLRLLDRQRVNDGLRALLAPLATGSNLDVLVARRNIERLVIVPETATEAAVLESDEALLRRYLESFDVPAAGSAGRYLYDARKAWPQSPDKTIGLWDARVNGRAIHKRQGETDLVIIGPFGRLPTVGELATVRAAVTDPARAPEACGITVMSAERVEYQVSLVIEVPGIGPSAEIIKQEAIARVTAAARDRILIGGEIPLGYLAAAAYGNSVIKVRDLAPVAIDPDPYQVPVMTDLTIVAEVR; this is translated from the coding sequence ATGACCATTGCCTATGCGCCGACAGCCATTGATCTGTCTCGTATTCCAGCGCCGGAAGCCATAGAGGCGCTTTCGGCAACAGATCTCCTGCAGGGCTTCATTGATCGCTTCCTTTCTTTTTGGGCAGAGCAGCGACTCATCGATCCAACCCTGCCTGCTTTCGACGAGCAGCGTCTACAGACGAGCCCCGCGATCGTCGTCGGTCGGGCATGGACGTACCTGCGCCTGCTGGATCGTCAGCGCGTCAATGACGGCCTCCGGGCACTTCTGGCGCCGCTGGCCACCGGCAGCAATCTCGACGTGCTTGTCGCCCGCCGGAACATCGAGCGCCTGGTGATCGTGCCGGAGACGGCCACGGAGGCCGCGGTACTGGAGAGTGACGAGGCGCTACTGCGGCGGTATCTCGAAAGCTTTGATGTTCCAGCCGCCGGCTCGGCTGGTCGCTATCTCTACGATGCGCGGAAGGCTTGGCCCCAGTCGCCGGACAAGACCATTGGCCTTTGGGACGCGCGCGTCAATGGCCGTGCGATCCACAAGCGGCAGGGTGAAACAGATCTCGTGATCATCGGGCCGTTTGGCCGTCTACCAACCGTCGGCGAGCTTGCCACTGTCCGGGCTGCCGTAACGGACCCGGCGAGGGCTCCGGAGGCCTGCGGCATCACGGTGATGAGTGCTGAGCGGGTCGAGTATCAGGTGTCGCTGGTGATCGAGGTGCCGGGCATTGGTCCCTCTGCCGAGATCATCAAGCAGGAAGCCATTGCGCGCGTGACTGCCGCAGCTCGGGATCGCATTCTGATCGGTGGCGAGATCCCCCTCGGCTACCTGGCGGCGGCAGCGTACGGCAACAGCGTCATCAAGGTCCGCGACCTGGCGCCGGTGGCGATCGATCCTGATCCGTACCAGGTGCCGGTGATGACCGATCTGACAATTGTTGCGGAGGTGCGCTGA
- a CDS encoding baseplate assembly protein: protein MLSEFIAQRVELEMLKTAFGNSLKVGPVELVDAKKGYRLRLGGTDEEPFLSPWYPHPESGKTSVPLKKGQIVGIINPSGDPRQGLMFRAGYSDANPSPNEDMDANVFEDAGVRVSIADGALVIEAGGVTVTISGSGVSVTGGRFEHDGKNIGSTHVHGGIFKGGERTDAPEG, encoded by the coding sequence ATGTTGTCGGAATTCATAGCGCAGCGCGTCGAGCTCGAAATGCTCAAAACCGCTTTCGGCAATAGCCTGAAGGTCGGCCCTGTCGAGTTGGTCGACGCAAAGAAGGGTTACCGACTGCGCCTCGGCGGCACGGATGAGGAGCCTTTCCTGTCGCCCTGGTACCCTCATCCCGAAAGCGGCAAGACCTCGGTCCCGCTGAAGAAGGGGCAGATCGTCGGCATCATCAACCCGAGTGGCGATCCGCGGCAGGGATTAATGTTTCGGGCCGGCTATTCCGACGCCAACCCCAGCCCGAACGAGGACATGGATGCCAATGTCTTCGAAGATGCTGGCGTCAGGGTATCGATCGCCGATGGTGCGCTGGTCATCGAAGCCGGTGGCGTCACCGTGACCATCAGCGGTTCGGGCGTGTCTGTCACCGGTGGTCGTTTCGAGCATGACGGTAAAAACATTGGATCAACCCATGTCCATGGGGGGATCTTCAAAGGCGGCGAACGGACAGACGCGCCGGAAGGCTAA
- a CDS encoding lysozyme, with product MPINKIRPSSRAKAAIAGVVALSVAGFATIFGGYRVPDDVALAVKIIQPWEGRSLTAYLDQLAKPPVWTICDGDTNNVRQGMRETHDGCNKRLASKLVDDYRAPLVACTKDWDHRPLAWRAAMLSLAWNIGTGGACGSTAFRLAREGRYRESCEAATAWNKAGGKVLRGLVLRREMGDQNRIGEAELCVSGL from the coding sequence ATGCCGATTAACAAGATCAGGCCCAGCAGCCGGGCCAAGGCTGCAATCGCTGGTGTGGTTGCCCTTTCGGTCGCTGGTTTTGCCACCATCTTCGGCGGCTACCGCGTGCCCGACGATGTCGCACTTGCCGTGAAGATCATCCAGCCGTGGGAAGGGCGGTCGCTGACGGCCTACCTTGACCAGCTGGCAAAGCCTCCGGTCTGGACGATCTGCGACGGGGACACGAACAATGTCCGGCAGGGGATGCGCGAGACGCACGACGGGTGCAACAAGCGTCTGGCGTCAAAGCTGGTGGATGACTACCGGGCCCCGCTGGTCGCATGCACCAAGGACTGGGATCATCGGCCGCTGGCCTGGCGCGCGGCAATGCTGTCGCTTGCCTGGAATATTGGGACCGGTGGCGCATGCGGATCCACAGCCTTCCGTCTGGCAAGAGAAGGACGCTATCGGGAAAGCTGCGAGGCGGCGACGGCCTGGAACAAGGCCGGAGGCAAAGTCCTGCGCGGCCTCGTCCTTCGTCGCGAGATGGGCGACCAAAACCGCATCGGTGAGGCTGAGCTTTGCGTGTCGGGC
- a CDS encoding phage tail tape measure protein, with the protein MTTHESRLKITLLDQVTSRARGISAALNGIERQAASITAPFRSFGGQLLAFGGAYLGVSEGIKATAGSAIEFESAFADVRKVVDANEEQFDNMRRTIRQMSTELPIAANDIAALFAAAGESGVATADLKAFSEMAARVGIAFDMSAGEAGESLAKLKTQLGLTVTETGDMADAINHLSNNMASKAKDITAYMLRVGALAEMGGFTKEEIAGIGSAMIAAGAEAEVAATAMQNVVKALTRGGSAKKSQKDVAAALGLDLPQIAKDMQKDAPKAMKKVLLAIGKAPKDQHIALLSDFFGDEAKAFAPLIGNMGLLEQALDSVGDKTRYAGSAFNEYVQRSNTTANVLQLLSNKISNVFWAMGDRMLPTIKEAAAGAGYVLDTLDNRVSVFDKIDTSIRGFAQGLGYTGIREVIEDLGDLFFGKIDPTAADQLGQVFMQAKEWGAAIRDLNQAIQENPIAQFFAELAPYGLQILLWSAGIGILAGTVRTLAGALMLLTGASAALGALKTVGQIADVLSGGTMPKGGSPKTGGPKVPGPAAESGLLATLMEWGKWAKGAFVAGAPGMMSGAMSYTPGDTFEDQVRLQKQYRKDLQRILGLNPDEKGVSGWDRFWFGKSAEPDFNSHDHFGIQTGPGASPGPAAPAVGPDTSSLSEPVSIDAASIDALAQPRGTQDVNVTNPRPAPNISLSLQFHAHGVMDPEELASRVSGLVGQRIRDEVAGIYADTGYGVA; encoded by the coding sequence ATGACAACCCATGAAAGCCGGCTGAAGATTACCCTGCTGGACCAGGTGACCAGTCGGGCCCGCGGGATCTCGGCCGCCCTGAATGGCATTGAGCGGCAGGCTGCATCGATCACGGCGCCTTTCCGCTCGTTTGGCGGTCAGCTGCTGGCCTTCGGTGGCGCCTATCTCGGCGTCTCCGAAGGGATCAAAGCAACCGCCGGCTCAGCCATTGAGTTCGAGAGCGCGTTCGCAGACGTGCGCAAGGTTGTTGACGCGAACGAGGAGCAGTTCGACAACATGCGCCGGACCATCCGGCAGATGTCGACAGAGCTGCCGATCGCAGCCAATGACATTGCGGCTCTCTTCGCGGCAGCCGGCGAATCGGGTGTCGCCACTGCCGACCTGAAGGCGTTTTCGGAGATGGCGGCCCGGGTCGGCATCGCCTTTGACATGTCGGCAGGTGAGGCGGGCGAAAGCCTTGCCAAGCTCAAGACGCAGCTCGGCCTGACGGTGACAGAGACTGGTGATATGGCCGACGCCATCAACCACTTGTCGAACAATATGGCGTCCAAGGCCAAAGATATCACCGCTTACATGCTGCGGGTCGGTGCTCTGGCGGAAATGGGCGGCTTCACCAAGGAAGAGATTGCCGGCATCGGCAGTGCGATGATCGCCGCTGGTGCGGAGGCGGAGGTTGCCGCAACGGCAATGCAGAACGTCGTCAAGGCACTGACCCGCGGCGGATCTGCAAAGAAGAGCCAGAAGGACGTTGCTGCAGCCCTTGGCCTCGATCTGCCGCAGATCGCCAAGGACATGCAGAAGGACGCGCCGAAGGCGATGAAGAAGGTCCTTCTCGCGATCGGCAAGGCGCCCAAGGATCAACACATCGCGCTGTTGTCCGACTTCTTCGGCGACGAGGCGAAGGCGTTTGCACCGTTGATCGGTAATATGGGGCTGCTGGAGCAGGCGCTGGATAGTGTCGGCGACAAGACCCGCTATGCCGGGTCCGCGTTCAACGAATACGTCCAGCGGTCCAATACCACCGCGAACGTGCTGCAGCTGCTGAGCAACAAGATCTCCAACGTCTTCTGGGCGATGGGCGACCGGATGCTTCCGACGATCAAGGAGGCGGCGGCCGGTGCGGGCTATGTGCTCGACACACTGGACAACCGGGTTTCGGTCTTCGACAAGATAGACACTTCGATCCGAGGCTTTGCGCAAGGGCTGGGCTATACCGGCATTCGCGAGGTGATCGAGGATCTGGGCGATCTGTTCTTTGGCAAGATCGATCCGACGGCGGCCGATCAGCTCGGCCAGGTCTTCATGCAGGCAAAGGAATGGGGTGCAGCCATCCGCGACCTGAACCAGGCGATCCAGGAGAACCCGATCGCCCAGTTCTTCGCTGAGCTCGCACCCTACGGCTTGCAGATCCTTCTCTGGAGCGCTGGCATCGGCATCCTCGCCGGGACAGTCCGCACGCTCGCCGGTGCCTTGATGCTGCTGACCGGCGCATCGGCGGCGCTTGGCGCCCTGAAGACGGTCGGCCAGATTGCCGACGTGCTTTCCGGCGGCACCATGCCGAAGGGCGGGTCACCAAAGACCGGAGGGCCGAAGGTGCCGGGACCGGCTGCCGAATCGGGCCTTCTTGCCACCCTGATGGAATGGGGCAAGTGGGCAAAAGGTGCCTTTGTTGCCGGCGCGCCGGGAATGATGTCGGGCGCCATGTCGTATACGCCGGGCGACACCTTCGAAGACCAAGTGCGGCTGCAAAAGCAGTATCGCAAGGATCTCCAGCGGATCCTCGGTCTGAACCCGGATGAGAAGGGTGTGTCCGGATGGGATCGGTTCTGGTTTGGCAAGTCGGCGGAGCCTGACTTCAATTCCCATGATCACTTCGGCATTCAGACCGGGCCCGGAGCATCGCCTGGCCCGGCCGCTCCAGCGGTCGGCCCGGACACGTCGAGCCTGTCGGAACCCGTCAGCATCGATGCCGCCAGCATTGACGCTCTGGCGCAACCGCGCGGCACGCAGGATGTGAACGTCACCAATCCACGGCCGGCGCCGAATATCAGCCTCTCGCTGCAGTTCCACGCGCACGGCGTGATGGATCCGGAAGAGCTGGCAAGCCGGGTATCTGGTCTCGTCGGTCAGCGGATCCGCGACGAAGTTGCCGGCATCTATGCCGATACAGGATATGGAGTTGCCTGA
- a CDS encoding tail protein X, whose protein sequence is MPKTYRVKREGMTVELLLHQAYGVEGRSLLEETLAKNPGLSDLGPVLPLGTVLTIPDKPAPDALVYRPVVSLFGN, encoded by the coding sequence GTGCCCAAGACATATCGCGTCAAGCGCGAGGGGATGACCGTCGAGCTGCTGCTGCACCAGGCTTATGGTGTGGAGGGCCGATCACTCCTCGAGGAGACGCTTGCCAAGAACCCCGGTCTATCTGACCTCGGCCCCGTACTGCCGCTCGGAACCGTCCTCACCATCCCGGACAAGCCTGCTCCTGACGCACTTGTCTATCGACCTGTTGTGTCCCTCTTCGGAAACTGA
- a CDS encoding phage tail assembly protein has translation MSDIKVTLLSPIQDGAKTITELTFRESTVGDLIDAGNARNELERIVMVMAAVTGVSLETFRAMKPRELTHIMKAAGSILGNAILQPTGSD, from the coding sequence ATGTCGGACATCAAGGTCACGCTCCTGTCGCCCATCCAGGACGGCGCCAAGACAATCACCGAACTCACCTTTCGCGAATCGACGGTCGGCGATCTGATCGATGCCGGAAATGCCCGCAATGAACTCGAGCGCATAGTCATGGTCATGGCTGCCGTTACCGGCGTCTCGCTCGAGACGTTTCGGGCGATGAAGCCGCGCGAACTGACCCACATCATGAAGGCGGCCGGAAGCATCCTGGGAAACGCCATCCTCCAGCCGACTGGCTCGGACTAG
- a CDS encoding phage late control D family protein gives MPWSVDWKVLVDGVDLTSAMRPYLIKVTVSDKDGTASDSCSLEFDDSGGQVKLPAKGAAVQVFLQGVSVFVGKVDSVRSRGSRGGGRTLSVGAKGFDTKGKAKEPQSHHMDDATLQQFLDQVASKAGLKGITIDPAFASIRRDYWSASSESLLHLGQKLARELGGTFKIRGDQAVLAKRGQGLSPTGQPMPTVVGIAPPPGQKSGNVINWDIEPITGRAKFKKSKVRYFDRKTASFKEVEVEIGDDAEAADEARTAAADEGQAEAVAEGRKTDSEREGGQGSVTLDLEPTAQAEGTFVLTGARPGIDGVYRISGVTHQADRSGGSTTSLELKQPTGSAGKDDRKAGSGKSGASSSDTADAAGKDAEPAAAARTFDDFNRRYGRTDMN, from the coding sequence ATGCCATGGAGTGTAGATTGGAAGGTTCTCGTCGATGGCGTGGATCTGACCTCGGCCATGCGGCCGTACCTGATCAAGGTTACCGTCTCCGATAAAGACGGCACGGCGAGTGACAGCTGCAGCCTGGAGTTCGACGACAGCGGCGGGCAGGTCAAGCTGCCGGCGAAGGGTGCGGCCGTGCAGGTCTTCCTGCAGGGTGTCTCGGTCTTCGTCGGCAAGGTCGATAGTGTCCGATCGCGCGGCTCGCGAGGCGGCGGCCGGACATTGTCCGTTGGCGCAAAGGGCTTCGACACGAAAGGCAAAGCCAAGGAGCCGCAGTCGCACCATATGGATGATGCGACCCTGCAGCAGTTTCTCGACCAGGTCGCGAGCAAAGCGGGCCTGAAGGGGATCACCATCGACCCGGCATTCGCGAGCATCCGTCGGGATTACTGGTCAGCGAGTTCGGAGAGTTTGCTACATCTCGGCCAGAAGCTCGCCCGCGAGCTTGGCGGCACCTTCAAGATCCGCGGCGACCAGGCGGTGCTGGCGAAGCGAGGCCAGGGGTTGAGCCCGACGGGGCAGCCAATGCCGACGGTGGTAGGGATTGCTCCGCCTCCCGGCCAAAAATCCGGCAATGTCATCAACTGGGACATTGAGCCGATCACCGGTCGAGCCAAGTTCAAGAAGTCGAAAGTCCGCTACTTCGACAGGAAGACAGCCAGCTTCAAAGAGGTCGAGGTCGAGATCGGAGACGATGCCGAGGCGGCCGACGAGGCGCGAACCGCGGCTGCAGACGAGGGGCAGGCGGAAGCTGTCGCGGAAGGTCGCAAAACCGACAGCGAGCGAGAGGGCGGACAGGGCAGCGTCACCCTCGATCTCGAGCCGACGGCGCAGGCGGAAGGCACCTTTGTCCTAACAGGTGCGCGCCCCGGCATTGATGGCGTCTACAGGATCTCCGGAGTGACACATCAAGCAGATCGCTCCGGCGGATCCACGACATCGCTCGAGCTGAAGCAGCCGACAGGCAGCGCTGGCAAGGATGATCGGAAAGCCGGCAGCGGCAAGTCCGGCGCCTCAAGCTCGGATACCGCTGATGCTGCTGGCAAAGACGCCGAGCCCGCGGCGGCTGCGCGGACGTTCGACGACTTCAATCGCCGCTACGGGCGAACCGACATGAACTAA
- a CDS encoding phage major tail tube protein — MAQMPLFLLTAVDVRRVSQPDTQRGITIASVTLPSITFATGEHNPGGGVMAVNFSLPRIEAPEPAFNAKGIDTDIFNGMGEIDRWIMAGSYLKRGPGGGGAVPGRAIIEGVINSWEPDESAPAEFQGCTHTFAEVTHYEFHLEGKELFYIDFWERILRVNGVDRFASHRRALGG; from the coding sequence ATGGCACAAATGCCTCTCTTCCTGCTGACCGCAGTCGATGTGCGCCGGGTCTCGCAGCCGGACACGCAGCGCGGCATCACCATCGCCTCGGTCACGTTGCCGAGCATCACGTTTGCAACCGGCGAGCACAACCCGGGCGGCGGCGTCATGGCCGTCAACTTTTCGCTGCCGCGCATCGAAGCGCCGGAGCCCGCCTTCAACGCCAAGGGCATCGACACCGACATCTTCAACGGCATGGGCGAGATCGATCGTTGGATCATGGCGGGAAGCTACCTGAAGCGCGGCCCGGGCGGCGGCGGTGCAGTGCCCGGCCGCGCCATCATCGAAGGCGTGATCAACAGCTGGGAACCGGACGAAAGTGCGCCGGCGGAATTCCAGGGCTGCACCCATACCTTTGCGGAGGTGACGCATTACGAGTTCCACCTTGAGGGCAAGGAACTCTTCTACATCGACTTCTGGGAGCGCATCCTGCGCGTCAACGGCGTCGACCGTTTTGCCAGCCATCGACGCGCGCTCGGCGGCTGA
- a CDS encoding phage tail protein, with protein MLYMIGALSLDTKPFAVDDLQRSSSVDFAQKPIVGGMVAREFMGEGEDKITLSGQILPFRTGGLTELEMARQLMLSGQPLPVLRGDGARLGWFTLDKIAETHRDLMRDGVGFFIKHSLELTKVSAAGASTGVIGTILSLFGKME; from the coding sequence ATGCTCTACATGATCGGCGCGCTCAGCCTTGATACAAAGCCGTTCGCCGTCGACGATCTTCAGCGGTCGTCGTCGGTGGATTTTGCGCAAAAGCCAATCGTAGGCGGCATGGTCGCCCGCGAATTCATGGGGGAGGGTGAGGACAAGATCACTCTCTCCGGCCAGATCCTGCCTTTTCGCACCGGTGGTCTGACGGAGCTCGAAATGGCCCGGCAGCTGATGCTGTCCGGCCAGCCGCTTCCGGTACTGCGCGGCGATGGGGCCCGGCTCGGCTGGTTCACCCTCGACAAGATCGCCGAGACGCACCGCGACCTGATGCGCGATGGCGTCGGCTTCTTCATCAAGCACTCGCTGGAACTGACGAAGGTCAGTGCTGCCGGCGCATCGACCGGTGTCATCGGTACGATCCTGTCTCTGTTCGGCAAGATGGAGTAG
- a CDS encoding glycine-rich domain-containing protein: MSNLSDLFPSSGAQIIDQQTFTASGTWIKPAGVLPSDTVIVDLWGGGGSGALRTALNSDALGAGSGAGGAHNRLQCLAFELQSTEAVIVGAGGAAQSTTGTSNSLNGADGGMSSFKGRKAYGGGGGSMVSPDNTGYAASGGGIYSAGQGGYINASSKAGGQPLITLPNTNNIQSSFEDTSIVFWAPGEWGGGCSYSGYAAEFNLPVHGGAAALIYSNTDRRFRSSVWGGGAGGSCSGAVTNLALLGGLSSFGGNGGDAVLIPSNTANVNGNDGQPRGGGGSGAKRGATAGTVTSGAGGRGEVVITIIRR, encoded by the coding sequence ATGAGCAATCTATCTGATCTTTTCCCTTCGTCAGGCGCTCAGATCATCGATCAGCAGACGTTCACTGCATCAGGCACCTGGATAAAGCCTGCAGGGGTTCTGCCTTCGGATACCGTCATCGTTGACCTGTGGGGCGGTGGCGGAAGTGGCGCCCTGCGCACTGCTCTCAATAGTGATGCTCTTGGTGCTGGTTCGGGTGCGGGCGGCGCTCATAACCGACTTCAGTGTCTGGCTTTTGAACTTCAGTCGACCGAGGCTGTGATCGTAGGGGCTGGGGGTGCCGCACAATCCACTACGGGTACATCCAACTCATTGAATGGCGCCGATGGGGGTATGTCGTCTTTTAAGGGGCGTAAGGCTTACGGAGGCGGCGGGGGGTCTATGGTCTCTCCTGACAACACGGGGTACGCGGCATCTGGTGGTGGAATATACTCCGCTGGGCAAGGGGGGTACATAAACGCCTCGAGTAAAGCTGGTGGTCAACCCCTGATCACACTGCCAAATACCAACAACATACAATCTAGCTTCGAAGACACGTCTATTGTGTTTTGGGCGCCCGGGGAGTGGGGTGGAGGTTGCAGTTATTCCGGCTATGCAGCTGAATTTAACCTCCCTGTTCATGGTGGGGCAGCAGCACTGATATACTCTAACACGGACAGAAGGTTTCGATCTTCTGTTTGGGGTGGAGGTGCAGGTGGTTCGTGCTCTGGGGCTGTTACAAATCTTGCTCTATTGGGCGGTCTGAGCTCGTTCGGCGGTAATGGCGGGGATGCAGTTCTTATCCCTTCAAACACCGCAAACGTTAATGGAAATGATGGTCAACCACGCGGTGGTGGTGGCTCGGGGGCTAAGCGTGGAGCCACGGCCGGTACCGTCACCTCCGGTGCAGGCGGTCGCGGTGAAGTCGTCATCACGATCATTCGGAGGTAA